Part of the Myxococcus fulvus genome, GCACGAGAACGTCCTGGACATCGAGGAGCTGCCCGAGTCGGAGATGCCGCTGTTCTATGGCTCCGCGGCGGCGCTGTTGTTGCCGTCGAAGTACGAGGGCTTCGGGCTGCCCGCGCTCGAGGCGATGGCGACCGGGTGCCCGGTGCTCGCGGCGGACGCGACGGCGCTGCCCGAGGTGGTCGGCGGCGCCGCGCTGAGGCTGCCTCCAGATGACCCGGACGCCTGGCGCGAGGCGACGCTGCGAGTCCTGCGCGACGATGCGCTGCGCGCGGAGTTGATGGAGCTGGGGCGCGAGCGCGCCGCGCGCTTCACCTGGGACGAGTGTGCTCGGCGCACGGTCGCCGTGTACCGACGCGTCCTCGAGAACCGCGCGCCCTCGGCGACCTGAGCGCCGCCCGGCCCTCACTCGTGCGCGGCGGTCGCCGGCGCGGCGGGCCGACGTGGCGCCGCGCCGCGAAGCACCCCGCTCCCCTCGCACAGCCCCAGTCCCCACACGAGCGCGAACGACAGGTGCACGCTGGAGTGGAACGGCAGGTAGTGCACGAGCGCGAGGATGTGGAAGCCCACGAACGACAGCAACGCGCCGGTGGCCGCGATCGACCCCGCGCGGTGTCGGCGGATGAGCGCCCAGCCCAACAGGCCGTGCACGGTGAGCATCAACACCAGCCCCACCAGCCCCGTCTCGGCCCACACCGTGAGCCAGAGGTTGTGCGAGTCCGTGGCCAGCAGGTCCGTGATGCCCGACTCGTCCTGCCGCGCGAGCACCGCCGCCTTGTGGTTGCCGAAGCCCACGCCCACCCAGGGGTGGTCCTGGACGAGGCTCCAACCCACCGTCATCGCCAGCTCGCGCTCGCCGCCGTAGATGTTGTCCGCCGCCTTCCCCAGGCGCGCGCGCCACGCGGGAGACGCGAGCACCACGACAATCAGTCCGGCGATGAGCCCCAGCCCCACCCTGCGCGCAAGGCCGCTCACGAGCAGCAGCAGCGCCACCACGCTCACCATCAACGCCGCGCCGAGCGCCGCGCGCGCGAACGCGTTGTAGATGGACACCAACATGCCCAGCACCACCACGCCCGCCAGCAGCCGACGGCGCGCG contains:
- a CDS encoding O-antigen ligase family protein; its protein translation is MDQPSQPRLEILLRRVVAGVLLAWAVGIVLAEVVLQVAASAAVLLSLVLLAKRRLVLARDVRAYVLASVALCAWQVVSPALALMTGAAVAWPRSSRYGQVLDSVAGAAVACVGSVGVPWLAIAGTVLGGWLFAAGLGVFQNRVRWPWEPPAFLKLNLARLHENFGTEASPRYAAGGIFFHRLRFAHGAIAALGPALAILGGSEVARRRLLAGVVVLGMLVSIYNAFARAALGAALMVSVVALLLLVSGLARRVGLGLIAGLIVVVLASPAWRARLGKAADNIYGGERELAMTVGWSLVQDHPWVGVGFGNHKAAVLARQDESGITDLLATDSHNLWLTVWAETGLVGLVLMLTVHGLLGWALIRRHRAGSIAATGALLSFVGFHILALVHYLPFHSSVHLSFALVWGLGLCEGSGVLRGAAPRRPAAPATAAHE